The nucleotide sequence CAGCGAGTCGTTGCGGCGCTTCGTGTAGGCGCCCTTGAAGGTGTTGCTCTGGTTCAGGGCGTAGGTGAGCTTGCCCTCGTAGCGGTACTCGTCGTTGGCGTAGGTGTAGTTGTACCCGGTGTAAGGGAGGGTACGGTTCTCCTCGAGGTTCTCGAACCGGGCGGCGCCGAAGAACCAGAGCCGATCCTTGAAGACGGGACCGCCCGCCGTCATCTCGTAGGCCGGCACCGTCTTGTCGATAGTGGTGTCACCCGGGTAGGGTGTCAGCGCCCGCCACGAGTCGTTGGTGAAGCTCGTGCGGAACGACCCGCTGAAACGGTTGCCGCCCGACCTGGTGATCATGTTCACCACGCCGCCCTGGAACCGCCCGTACTCCGCCGACAGGCTGCCGACCGAGACCTTCGTCTCCTGGATCGCGTCCTCGATGAAGGCGTTCACGGCCTGACCACGCAGGTTCTCGTTCACCACCACGCCGTTGATCAGGAACTGGTTCTCGAAGGACATCGCGCCGGACATCATGATGTTGCCGCCCGGGCCGTTGTCCTGCACGCCAGGGGCGAGCAACACGGCGCTGTTCAGCGTGCGCCCTACCGGCAGCAACTCAATCGTCTCGGCCTTGTAGGTGCTGGCGACCGTGAGCGCGGGCGCGATCTCGGTGGACGCCGTGCCGGTGACCTCGACGGTCTCGGAGACGCTCGCCAGGCCGAGCCGCATGTCCACGGTGAGCGTCTCGCCGATGACGACGACCACGTTGCGCTGCGACGTCTGGAAGCTGGAGAGTTCGAACGTGACGGCATACTCGCCGGGCGGCAGGAACGGGATGATGTAGTCGCCGTTCTCCGACGTGACGGCGGTCTTCACGCCCTGCAGCGCGGGCGAGGCGGCGGTGACGGTGACCCCGGGCAGCGACAGACCGTCGGGGTCGGTCACCTTTCCCGAGATGTTCCCGGTCGGGTTTCCCTGCCCGAAGGCCGGGCTCGCCGCGAAGACCGCGACCAGCAGACTGGCTGCCAACGAACGGTGTGGACACATGGGACCCTCCATCGGCTGGGCGCGTCGCAGGCACGACCAAGCCGGCCGCATTATACGCCCGCCCTGCTCAGTCCGGTCCCGCGGTCACGCAGCTGGGATCAACGGCATCGACACAGGGACGAGCCACCCCGATCGCGGGACGAACGCACCGCGCGGTGGCGTTCGTTCACCGGCGACGGACGCGGACGAGACGCAGGCCCGAATCGTCATCCGCCCACCCATCCGCGGCGCGGTTCCCGCTCGGGCACGCTGGAGGTAATGCGGCGTGATGTCGAGCACGGGCGTGCCGTTGAGCAAGTCCACGCCGTGAACGCGGAGCCGGTGGCCCTCCCGCCGCGGCAGCGAGACCACCGTGAGCCCGATGGGCACCGGCCGCAACCGGGGCACGGGTGACGCACACCCCGTGTGGCCGCGTGCCAGTCAGCCGCGTGACCGTGAGGAGGTCGACGACTCTGGTCCGAGCGACACGTCTCAACGTCAGCACACCTCCCGCATCCTGGCTCACCTCCCTCGCTCGGGATGCGCCACAGGGACAGTCGGCCCGCGCGGTGGTTGGGGCGCCCGTCGTGACTTGGGATATTCCTGACGGTTTGGAGGCGCCGCCCGGATTCGAACCGGGCACGGAGGTTCTCACAACCACCGTGCCGCTCTGAACCTTCGGCCCATCAACACTCTACGAACCTCCTATGCCCGGAATATGCCCAGGCCGCGGGCCGCCCGCGAGGGCGATGCCCCCCGCGGGCCGGAGGGCGGAGGCGGCGACGGCCTTCCTCACGAAGTCTCTTCTACTCGCCCGACGAATTGCGGAGCGACGCCGCGTACTATGCGGTAGCGCCGTCCGCAGCCTGGGCACGGATCAATGCCGTAGAGCCCCTCGTGGGGACCGACCAGCACCTCCTTGCACTTGCAAAGCCAGGCCGCATTGTTCCCCACGGCCCGCCCGGCACCCTGCGTCCCATCTAGCCAGACCACCACGACATCGTAGAAGCTCGCCATCCACTCACCTCGCCCCTGCAGAATCCCCCCGGCTCGTACGTCAGCCCGAACACCGTCTCCTGCATCCAGCGGCGGAACGACTCGTTGTCCATGAACTGCTTGAAAAGCTCAGTGTCGTCCCTCAGCACGGCGGTCATCACCCGGCCGAGGGCCTTGTCGTGCTCGATGCGGGCGTTCTGCTTGTCGGAGTTCTTCCTCGCGTTCTGGTAGGCGGCATCCGCCGCCACCCGGCCGGGAATCTCCTCGGTGATCAGCTTGTGGACGCGGTCGGCGTCGCTCCACGGGATGTTGCCGAACTGGTCGTTGAACGCCCGGATGATGTTCGACAGCACGTCGAGCTCGGGCTCGGGCCGGCGGCCGCCGCCGCCCGCCGGCACCGGGTCGATCTGGGCATCGGCGTCGAACAACTGGATTCGCTCGGTTGCCTGCTTCTCGACACGATAGCTGTCCATGTCGATGGCCTCGAGGATGCCCTTCGAGAGGTCTTCCTCGACGGGGGCCGGCAGCTTCGGGATGAGGAAGTTGAGGAAGATCGAGAGCTTCAGGAGGACGATGCGATGTCCATCGACGTCTGTCGTGAAAATGCGGAAGTCAATCTTGGGCTCGAGGAGCCGCAGCAGCCAGCTCTCCAGCTCCTCGTTGCCCACGCGGGTCGCGTGGAGATTGCTTCACCTCCCAATGCTCCGGCACCTCCCCCAGCCACGGCACGCCGGAGTCCTTCATCGCCGGGTAGGGCTTCAGTCCGTCCATCACGATCCGGGCCCCTCGTCGAAGAGCTGCACGTAGGCGTCGTAGCGGAACCGGCGGTGGCGGGCCTGCCCGGTGATCTCGGTGAGCACGCCGAGGTCGACGAGGCGCTGCACGATCTGGTTCGCCCCCGCGAAGGTGGTGCCGAGGATGGCTCCGACATCCGCCACACTGACAATCGGCCGCTCGTAGAGCCGCTCGAGGACGCGGTGGCCATTGCCGGCCGCCCGTCCCAGACGCTCGGTGATCTCGGACCGGTGCCGCTCGCGCAACTCGAGAATACGACGGGCCGTGTCTGCCGCCTCGACGCTGACGTCGGCCACGCCGCGAAGGAAGAACGCGAGCCAGCCCTCGAAATCGCCCGTATCGCGCACGGCCTGGAGGCGCTCGTAGTACTCCGGCCGATGCCGCTTGAAGTAGTGCGAAAGGTAGAGAACGGGCTTGCGCAGCGTGCCGCGTTCGCACAGGAGGAACGTGATGAGCAGTCGGCCCATGCGACCGTTGCCGTCGAGGAAGGGGTGGATGGTCTCGAACTGCGCATGCGCGAGGCCGA is from Acidobacteriota bacterium and encodes:
- a CDS encoding SAM-dependent methyltransferase; its protein translation is MPIGLTVVSLPRREGHRLRVHGVDLLNGTPVLDITPHYLQRARAGTAPRMGGRMTIRACVSSASVAGERTPPRGAFVPRSGWLVPVSMPLIPAA